In one Yarrowia lipolytica chromosome 1A, complete sequence genomic region, the following are encoded:
- a CDS encoding uncharacterized protein (Truncated form of YALI0A09020g, similar to Saccharomyces cerevisiae YSP1 (YHR155W) and SIP3 (YNL257C); ancestral locus Anc_1.100, highly similar to uniprot|Q6H9P3 Yarrowia lipolytica Putative Sip3 protein and weakly similar to uniprot|P38717 Saccharomyces cerevisiae YNL257c SIP3 SNF1P protein kinase interacting protein) — protein MNDQGVPTNQLKPNAAANMPITLIPVIFKEASLDSPSFRATVNHVISQLAVTSQWLEGFVQSVHDVTAEMHTLQAVINNLVGKFMPSFVTEGVVDHDYTMLVLRRFAEGSKLFWTNAMKNINGQNTHLGEPLVKLLKQRIAPFSETVKAFRAAQTKYDAAQAKYLALNKTREPSHLRDEAMAVYEARATYIKASFEFCAGYLRLHHAIDRALILTITDTWRSNARNHDDSAHQHAGSAYFRLGIEMHRIRNWSNAIHQANKVIVREIGKARKEIEDSTLAAAKPPKDIAEYQPLSPSTKLSVDSKVTNHPIEKHGWLLMKTNSPAEKNPIWVRRWAFVKAGLFGWLNVSPPPECDFVEESDKIGVLLCSIKQLPTEERRFCFEIKTQEVTLIAQAESLTEFKSWLVAFELAKQQSLDKESPYRSSLAFKKWTVPLPEFASSGGTSIDVAMAHTSSKTTDTTSPSYLGGPHAYASEHHVHQTPLHKLMASGKAFIDGNETNEHGEKSAFNFSGFGPFNTSLAPSPPIITPIYTRMTKEAIVSTAFVKPSYMPNAVTANVWGSVNWALYAKNSTVAIASHENMVEFQRKMDENPTTETDPFPENYPIELKSQDLQMRAIFQTAVDHDPNDRVVTVFRCLWSPNPRQELPGRVFVTLKNLYVYSYSLGFVCAVKKPLTEIVSVQGSPDNAWENLYVLGTDGAVLRCRVFLDSGRLVQRRLQIILSNVLSDSPRNLEEMLPILQDGDSDHKIFTENDGWYERESDLGYIDNVQGEHDEKFSQEELSEHLVKRYRDLRNKRKEVKATKRPTSSSARSVASKTVDTPDYSLHSSTAQKVVDREFLCPPKALFHIMFGQKSRMFKDIYSRFHKVISSRRTRWMLNPEDKTLSRLITYDLKLRSLMETGTLVSRNLQVIERMDENVCYVVHNSRNPWEISHVSSFYQSMRFVITANDTGGSRLCIWDDLVYTEKKRSLFKSVVETVAMRYMEHEAESHVRLIQQCLRRVGTFDSTNRSIIMYGKLGQIDTDPTPEQLAELERKDSQDVLKVSRRRLVTWVSESIFTFLLTALTAFMIIIVKLAKGFFKSLSPHIVLIVLLAVSGVSNLWLSGRLTYFHIKQHQEARRAAPSDTLYRAVFINDLDPMMLPSDTNNTDSIALQKYLSLEKSRVFGMDPDKILKGDDGIGLEDKFFENKYFSDVASRSASRKIQKARYMLGIKRRELLVNLRVLNRSDRDLAIEEWQNWLRSEVRNCERFTARVAADPLYGKDKLDEGKFEQIENYCNSCRAEIKVPALL, from the coding sequence ATGAACGACCAGGGCGTGCCCACCAACCAGCTCAAGCCCAACGCCGCCGCAAACATGCCCATCACACTGATTCCGGTCATCTTCAAGGAGGCGTCGTTGGACTCGCCCTCTTTCCGAGCCACCGTTAACCACGTTATTTCCCAGTTGGCGGTCACCTCACAGTGGCTCGAGGGCTTTGTGCAAAGCGTCCACGACGTCACCGCAGAAATGCACACCCTCCAGGCCGTCATCAACAATTTGGTCGGCAAGTTCATGCCCTCGTTCGTGACCGAGGGAGTGGTGGATCACGACTACACCATGCTGGTGCTGCGACGGTTCGCCGAGGGCTCCAAGCTCTTCTGGACCAACGCCATGAAAAACATCAACGGCCAAAACACGCACCTTGGTGAACCTCTTgtcaagctgctcaaacagcGAATTGCTCCCTTCTCAGAGACAGTCAAGGCGTTCCGAGCAGCCCAAACCAAGTACGACGCCGCCCAGGCCAAGTACCTCGctctcaacaagaccaGAGAGCCCTCGCATCTTCGGGACGAGGCAATGGCCGTTTACGAAGCCCGAGCAACCTACATCAAGGCGTCGTTCGAATTCTGCGCTGGCTACCTAAGACTCCACCATGCCATTGACCGGGCTCTGATCCTCACCATCACAGACACCTGGCGGTCAAACGCCCGAAACCACGACGACAGCGCACACCAGCATGCCGGCTCGGCGTACTTCCGACTTGGAATCGAAATGCACCGAATCCGAAACTGGTCCAACGCCATCCACCAGGCCAACAAGGTGATTGTGCGGGAGATTGGCAAGGCCCGAAAGGAAATTGAGGACAGCACGCTTGCCGCAGCCAAGCCACCCAAGGATATCGCTGAGTATCAGCCTCTGTCACCATCCACTAAGCTGTCTGTGGACTCCAAGGTCACCAACCACCCCATCGAGAAGCACGGCTGGCTGCTGATGAAGACCAACTCGCCAGCGGAAAAGAACCCTATCTGGGTCCGACGATGGGCATTTGTCAAGGCCGGCCTGTTTGGCTGGCTGAACGTGTCGCCTCCCCCCGAGTGCGACTTTGTCGAGGAGTCCGACAAGATTGGAGTGCTGTTGTGCTCCATCAAGCAGCTCCCCACCGAGGAAAGACGGTTCTGTTTCGAGATAAAGACTCAGGAAGTGACACTCATTGCCCAGGCCGAGTCACTGACCGAGTTCAAGTCCTGGCTCGTGGCCTTCGAGCTCGCCAAACAGCAGTCCCTGGACAAGGAGTCGCCGTACCGGTCTTCTCTGGCATTCAAGAAGTGGACTGTGCCTCTTCCCGAGTTTGCCTCTTCTGGCGGAACCTCTATTGATGTTGCCATGGCACACACTTCGTCCAAGACTACCGATACCACCTCTCCTTCTTACCTCGGAGGTCCCCATGCCTATGCCTCTGAACACCATGTTCACCAGACTCCTCTGCACAAGCTGATGGCTTCTGGTAAAGCCTTTATTGACGGCAACGAAACCAACGAGCACGGCGAAAAGTCTGCCTTCAACTTCTCTGGCTTTGGACCTTTCAATACATCGCTGGCCCCTTCGCCTCCCATTATCACCCCCATCTACACCCGGATGACTAAGGAAGCAATTGTGTCGACGGCGTTTGTCAAGCCGTCGTACATGCCAAACGCCGTTACCGCCAACGTGTGGGGTTCCGTCAACTGGGCGCTTTACGCCAAGAACTCGACTGTGGCCATTGCTTCTCACGAAAACATGGTTGAGTTCCAGCGCAAGATGGATGAAAACCCTACCACAGAGACAGATCCCTTCCCCGAAAACTACCCCATCGAGCTCAAGTCCCAGGACCTCCAGATGCGAGccatcttccagaccgCCGTTGATCACGACCCCAATGATCGTGTGGTTACTGTCTTCCGATGTCTCTGGTCTCCCAATCCTCGCCAGGAGCTTCCCGGCCGAGTCTTTGTCACTCTTAAAAACCTATACGTCTACTCATACTCTCTGGGTTTTGTTTGTGCAGTCAAGAAGCCTCTGACTGAAATCGTATCTGTGCAGGGCTCCCCTGACAATGCCTGGGAGAACCTGTACGTCCTGGGTACTGATGGAGCTGTTTTGAGATGCCGAGTCTTCCTAGACTCTGGCCGGCTTGTTCAGCGACGTTTGCAGATCATTCTGTCCAATGTACTGTCAGACAGTCCCCGTaatctggaggagatgctgCCCATCCTGCAGGATGGAGACAGCGACCACAAGATTTTCACCGAGAACGATGGCTGGTACGAACGAGAAAGCGATCTTGGATACATTGACAACGTCCAGGGCGAACACGACGAAAAGTTCTCGCAGGAAGAGCTGTCCGAGCATCTCGTCAAGCGGTATCGGGATCTGCGAAACAAGCGtaaggaggtcaaggccaccAAGCGACCAACTTCCTCATCTGCCAGATCAGTGGCGTCCAAGACCGTTGATACTCCCGACTATTCTCTGCATTCGTCGACTGCACAGAAGGTTGTTGATAGGGAGTTCCTCTGTCCCCCCAAGGCACTGTTCCATATCATGTTTGGCCAGAAGTCGCGAATGTTCAAGGACATTTACTCGCGTTTCCACAAGGTGATTTCTTCGCGACGAACCAGGTGGATGCTCAACCCCGAAGACAAGACTCTATCTCGACTCATTACCTACGATCTCAAGCTGCGATCGCTAATGGAGACCGGCACCCTGGTGTCTCGAAACCTGCAGGTTATCGAGCGCATGGACGAGAACGTGTGCTACGTGGTGCACAACAGCCGAAACCCCTGGGAAATCAGCCACGTCAGTTCATTCTACCAATCCATGCGGTTTGTCATCACCGCCAACGACACCGGAGGATCGCGTCTGTGCATTTGGGACGACCTCGTTTACaccgagaagaagcggTCGCTGTTCAAGTCTGTGGTTGAGACTGTGGCCATGCGATACATGGAGCATGAAGCCGAATCTCACGTTCGACTCATTCAGCAGTGTCTGCGACGAGTCGGCACCTTTGACTCCACCAACCGGTCCATCATCATGTACGGTAAGCTGGGTCAGATTGACACTGATCCCACCCCCGAGCAGCTTGCTGAACTGGAGCGAAAGGACTCGCAGGATGTGCTCAAGGTCTCTCGACGACGTCTGGTCACCTGGGTGTCCGAATCCATCTTCACATTCCTGCTAACGGCTCTCACGGCGTTCATGATCATCATTGTGAAGCTCGCGAAGGGCTTCTTCAAGTCTCTGTCTCCTCACATTGTGCTGATTGTGCTTCTGGCCGTGTCTGGTGTGTCCAACCTGTGGCTATCTGGTCGTCTCACATACTTTCACATTAAACAACATCAGGAGGCCCGTAGGGCGGCTCCAAGCGACACTTTATATCGAGCGGTATTTATCAATGATCTGGATCCCATGATGCTCCCCTCGGATACCAACAATACGGATTCCATCGCTCTGCAAAAGTATttgtctctggagaagtCTCGGGTGTTTGGAATGGACCCTGACAAGATCCTCAAGGGCGACGACGGTATCGGACTCGAAGACAAGTTTTTTGAGAACAAGTACTTCTCAGATGTTGCTTCTCGGTCGGCCTCTCGAAAGATCCAAAAGGCCCGGTACATGCTGGGTATCAAGCGCCGAGAGCTGCTGGTCAACCTGCGAGTGCTCAACCGATCTGACCGAGACCTTGCCATTGAAGAGTGGCAAAACTGGCTTCGATCCGAAGTCCGAAACTGTGAGCGGTTCACAGCACGAGTGGCTGCTGACCCGTTGTACGGcaaggacaagctggacgaggGCAAGTTTGAACAAATTGAAAACTACTGCAACAGCTGCCGAGCGGAGATTAAGGTCCCCGCTCTGCTCTAG
- a CDS encoding uncharacterized protein (Compare to YALI0A09042g, similar to Saccharomyces cerevisiae COQ6 (YGR255C); ancestral locus Anc_1.103, uniprot|Q6H9P2 Yarrowia lipolytica Putative ubiquitin monooxygenase and similar to uniprot|P53318 Saccharomyces cerevisiae YGR255C Ubiquinone biosynthesis monooxgenase COQ6): MLRSTTLQRLRPAVFRVQRWNSTTTSAPKPSTTHSDIVVVGGGPAGLTIAAALKHYPETVNKSVTLVEFGSLDNLKTWGPDMERFENRVSSLTPSSVEYLTKIGVWEHVNRDRVQAYRHMTAWDGVSGSKVQFNTTQLMGEGRDIAYMTENFNLQNGLLKQLANKPNLTILDKTKVEGVERTPESHNKPLVKLSNGSTISTDLLIGADGANSPVRTFSGIEARGWDYNTHGLVATVRLANEQQSAWQRFLPTGPIALLPLPNRFGSLVWSTTPKMAAQLKQLTPEQFVMMVNCAFNLEPTDIEYLVEHPDEIMTDAPYRLSQRSSNPDVPCPIVAVQDKSRASFPLKMKHADTYIAENVALVGDAAHTTHPLAGQGLNMGQGDAQSLAIAIRNAAGRGADIGSTLTLEPYWADQYFKNHKLLGVVDKLHKLYSTRNPLVVGLRSLGLDAVNSVKPVKDFLMSQAS; the protein is encoded by the coding sequence atgctTCGATCCACGACCTTGCAACGGCTGCGGCCGGCTGTTTTTCGAGTCCAGCGATGgaactccaccaccacatctGCTCCCAAaccctccaccacccactCGGAcattgtggtggttggaggaggtcctGCCGGCTTGACCATTGCCGCTGCCCTCAAACACTACCCTGAGACGGTCAACAAGTCTGTGACTCTTGTTGAGTTTGGGTCTCTGGACAATCTGAAGACCTGGGGCCCCGATATGGAGCGGTTTGAGAACCGAGTCAGTTCTCTGACCCCCTCTTCGGTCGAGTATCTGACCAAGATTGGCGTGTGGGAACATGTCAACCGAGACCGAGTTCAGGCCTACAGACACATGACAGCGTGGGATGGAGTGTCGGGCTCTAAGGTGCAGTTCAACACCACCCAATTGATGGGCGAGGGCCGAGATATCGCCTACATGACCGAAAACTTCAACCTGCAGAACGGCTtgctcaagcagctggcaAATAAGCCCAATCTGACGATCCtggacaagaccaaggtgGAGGGCGTTGAGCGAACACCCGAATCGCACAACAAGCCCCTTGTCAAGCTCTCCAATGGCTCTACTATCTCTACTGATCTGCTGATCGGTGCTGATGGAGCCAACTCTCCTGTTCGAACCTTTTCCGGTATCGAGGCACGAGGATGGGACTACAACACCCACGGTCTGGTTGCCACCGTGCGTCTGGCCAACGAGCAGCAGTCGGCATGGCAGCGATTCCTCCCCACCGGTCCCattgctcttcttcctctgcCTAACAGATTCGGCTCGCTCGTCTGGtccaccacccccaagATGGCCGCCcagctcaagcagctgaCTCCCGAGCAGTTTGTCATGATGGTTAACTGTGCATTCAACCTCGAGCCCACCGACATTGAGTACCTGGTTGAACATCCCGATGAAATCATGACTGACGCTCCTTACAGACTGTCTCAGCGATCTTCTAACCCCGACGTGCCCTGCCCCATTGTTGCTGTCCAAGACAAGTCGCGAGCCTCCTTCCCTCTTAAGATGAAGCATGCCGACACTTATATTGCCGAGAACGTGGCTCTGGTTGGAGATGCTGCCCACACCACCCATCCTCTAGCAGGACAGGGTCTCAACATGGGCCAGGGAGACGCCCAGAGTCTGGCCATTGCCATTCGAAACGCTGCGGGGCGTGGAGCCGATATTGGATCCACCCTGACCCTGGAGCCCTACTGGGCCGACCAGTACTTTAAGAACCACAAGCTGCTGGGCGTGGTCGACAAGCTGCACAAGTTGTACTCGACCCGAAACCCGCTGGTGGTTGGTCTGCGGTCGTTGGGTCTTGATGCGGTCAATAGTGTCAAGCCCGTGAAGGATTTCTTGATGTCTCAGGCGTCGTAA
- a CDS encoding uncharacterized protein (Compare to YALI0A09064g, similar to Saccharomyces cerevisiae TMS1 (YDR105C); ancestral locus Anc_8.250, similar to uniprot|Q12116 Saccharomyces cerevisiae YDR105c) — MGALLSIPLAVIPSVSAIGTWAATCCGAAIGSAMCSACNKCSSSIATRVGYAVLFLVNSILSWIMLTDWAVKKLERFTLDYMKFKCLGEECTGFVAVQRMNFALGVFHLIMALLLVGVHSTKNPRSKIQNGYWGFKIAAWLALIVLCFLIPEKFFVVWGNYFAMIGSAIFILIGLVLLVDFAHSWAEQCLERIEETDSGTWKFILVGSTMSMYIASIVLTILMYVFFCTSGCSMNQAAVTINLVMLMLVTLVSVNQNVQEYNPRAGLAQAAMVAFYCTYLTMSAVSTEPDDKNCNPLVRSKGTRTASIFIGALFTFVAIAYTTTRAATRSSVIEPEPESLVDDTVYTEPSAVTMRQQAIRAAVEEGSLPESALHEQEWETFEADDEKSTTKYNYVLFHIVFLLATQWTATLLTMNVEKDDVGDFVPVGRTYFSSWVKIVSAWICYFLYTWTLIAPVWFPDRFS, encoded by the coding sequence ATGGGAGCGTTATTATCGATTCCTCTGGCGGTCATCCCGTCCGTCTCGGCCATCGGAACTTGGGCAGCCACCTGTTGCGGCGCAGCAATCGGCTCGGCCATGTGTTCGGCCTGCAACAAGTGTTCTTCTTCTATCGCCACTCGAGTGGGCTATGCGGTGCTCTTCCTGGTGAACTCGATTCTGTCATGGATCATGCTCACCGACTGGGCAGTCAAAAAACTGGAGCGCTTCACTCTCGATTACATGAAGTTCAAGTGTCTGGGTGAAGAGTGCACGGGGTTTGTGGCGGTTCAGCGTATGAACTTTGCCCTCGGAGTGTTCCATCTGATAATGGcgctgttgctggtgggCGTGCATTCAACGAAAAACCCGCGGTCCAAGATCCAGAACGGCTACTGGGGTTTCAAGATCGCCGCTTGGCTGGCTCTTATTGTCCTATGCTTCCTCATCCCCGAAAAGTTCTTTGTGGTCTGGGGCAACTACTTTGCCATGATCGGCTCGGCCATCTTCATTCTCATCGGCCTCGTGCTTCTTGTCGACTTTGCCCACTCCTGGGCCGAACAGTGTCTTGAAAGAATCGAGGAGACAGACTCCGGAACATGGAAGTTCATTCTCGTGGGATCAACAATGTCCATGTACATTGCCAGCATCGTGCTGACAATTCTCATGtacgtcttcttctgcacTTCGGGCTGCTCCATGAACCAGGCCGCCGTTACTATCAACCTGGTCATGCTGATGCTCGTCACCCTGGTGTCCGTCAACCAAAACGTGCAGGAGTACAACCCTCGAGCCGGTCTGGCTCAGGCTGCAATGGTGGCCTTCTACTGCACCTACCTGACTATGAGTGCGGTTTCCACGGAGCCCGATGACAAAAACTGCAACCCGCTGGTGCGGTCCAAGGGCACCCGAACTGCTTCCATCTTCATCGGAGCGCTGTTTACGTTTGTGGCCATCGCATACACTACGACCCGAGCCGCCACTCGGTCTTCGGTGATTGAGCCTGAGCCAGAGTCGCTTGTGGACGACACCGTGTACACTGAACCCTCCGCTGTAACCATGCGTCAGCAGGCCATCCGAGCCgctgtggaagaagggTCTCTGCCGGAGTCTGCGCTTCACGAACAGGAGTGGGAGACATTTGAGGCCGATGATGAAAAGTCTACCACTAAATACAACTATGTTCTGTTCCAtattgtgtttttgttggcGACCCAATGGACGGCTACCTTGCTGACCATGAACGTTGAGAAGGATGACGTCGGCGACTTTGTACCTGTGGGACGAACCTACTTTTCTTCCTGGGTCAAGATTGTCAGTGCCTGGATCTGTTACTTCCTGTATACCTGGACTCTGATTGCTCCCGTTTGGTTCCCTGATCGATTCTCTTAG
- a CDS encoding uncharacterized protein (Compare to YALI0A09086g, no similarity): protein MTTVHREVLGDISNMKMGALSPLKSTGSPYRKPRGVCKSSLQQGPNKKLFTQDILSPLLLPPKSQEECKDGNDGKIREHADRLKMRLQLALYKINTKQTNVSLAALEEASSPKPPATETPMRAPPGSLLKGTPASMGAAKSLLQLGNC, encoded by the coding sequence ATGACCACCGTCCACAGAGAGGTTCTCGGagacatctccaacatgaAGATGGGCGCCCTCAGCCCCCTCAAGTCCACCGGATCCCCATACCGAAAGCCCCGGGGAGTGTGCAAATCGTCGCTCCAGCAGGGCCCCAACAAAAAGCTCTTCACACAGGATATCCTGTCGCCTCTGTTGCTGCCACCAAAGTCCCAGGAGGAGTGTAAGGACGGCAACGACGGCAAGATTCGAGAGCACGCCGACCGGCTCAAGATGCGGCTCCAATTGGCCCTTTACAAAATCAACACCAAGCAAACCAACGTGAGCTTGGCTgcgctggaggaggcctCGTCTCCAAAGCCGCCCGCCACAGAAACCCCCATGCGGGCCCCCCCAGGCTCGTTGCTCAAGGGCACTCCCGCCAGCATGGGAGCTGCCAAGAGCTTGTTGCAGCTTGGAAACTGTTAA
- a CDS encoding uncharacterized protein (Compare to YALI0A09108g, weakly similar to uniprot|P23285 Saccharomyces cerevisiae YHR057c CYP2 peptidyl-prolyl cis-trans isomerase) yields MRAYLDVQSPAGRKRLFLELFPDRAPQACKNFVGLCAAPDGYKNSDIHRLVAPEFIVQGGDVGRSVFDDGEFPIESPGWCDLSEGGYLCMASNDKGRNLCQWFITLEGYPHLSTSNTVFGRLLEPAALEYLKALGDIPVDDNYRPLESVRVVKCGEMRWEEEEPRQGASCRDRHGSRSPGRSRRRRRDRDRDRDRDRDRPRDRPRDRSREKRRSEETDKKGFDIRKKKRQTEERYRDHSESTERLRRWDDRHSRRPRSRSPSERISEQRIKQDIVRHINTANMEPHSRRPRDASPRRSESEAYGIVRKGRGTPKYGSTSGSRSESGRLGRPS; encoded by the coding sequence ATGAGAGCATACCTGGACGTGCAAAGCCCGGCGGGGAGAAAACGACTGTTTCTCGAATTGTTCCCGGACCGAGCTCCACAGGCATGCAAGAACTTTGTCGGCCTGTGTGCGGCGCCAGATGGATACAAGAATAGTGACATCCACAGATTGGTGGCTCCCGAGTTCATtgttcaaggaggagacgtGGGCCGATCTGTGTTTGACGACGGCGAGTTTCCGATCGAGAGTCCCGGCTGGTGCGACTTGTCGGAGGGCGGATACCTGTGCATGGCTTCTAATGACAAGGGGCGAAATCTGTGCCAGTGGTTCATCACACTAGAGGGATACCCACACTTGTCTACCTCCAACACTGTGTTCGGGCGCCTGCTGGAGCCAGCTGCGTTGGAGTACCTCAAAGCTTTGGGCGATATACCTGTTGACGACAACTACAGGCCTCTGGAGAGTGTCAGGGTCGTCAAGTGTGGAGAAATGAgatgggaggaggaagaaccCAGACAGGGTGCGAGCTGCAGAGACAGACACGGATCGAGGTCACCAGGGAGGTCTAGAAGACGCCgacgagacagagacagagacagagacagagacagagacagaccCCGAGACAGACCCCGAGACAGAAGCCGGGAGAAGCGTCGGTCTGAGGAAACCGACAAGAAGGGATTCGACATACGAAAGAAAAAGCGACAGACCGAGGAGAGATACAGAGACCACAGCGAGTCGACCGAACGACTACGGAGGTGGGACGACCGACACAGTCGCAGACCGAGAAGCCGATCTCCCTCTGAACGGATTTCTGAACAGAGAATTAAACAGGACATTGTTCGACACATCAATACTGCCAACATGGAGCCTCACTCCCGAAGACCCAGAGATGCTTCTCCTCGCAGGTCGGAGTCTGAAGCGTATGGGATAGTCCGTAAAGGAAGGGGTACTCCCAAGTACGGCTCTACTTCTGGCTCCCGTTCAGAATCTGGTCGTTTGGGCCGTCCCAGTTGA
- a CDS encoding uncharacterized protein (Compare to YALI0A09196g, some similarities with uniprot|Q8TFK5 Yarrowia lipolytica Cell wall protein), whose amino-acid sequence MQFSIVLLAAAAGLVSAGNATAVVTQIGDGQIQAPPSAAPVQANGAAALGVSAAAAGVVAAAAMLI is encoded by the coding sequence ATGCAGTTCTccatcgtcctccttgcCGCTGCCGCCGGCCTCGTTTCTGCCGGTAACGCCACTGCCGTCGTCACCCAAATTGGTGATGGCCAGATTCAAGCTCCCCCTTCTGCCGCCCCTGTCCAGGCCAACGGAGCTGCTGCCCTCGGTGTCtctgccgccgccgccggCGTTGTTGCTGCCGCAGCCATGCTCATCTAA